One segment of Agromyces albus DNA contains the following:
- a CDS encoding D-sedoheptulose-7-phosphate isomerase → MTLHEPETRSIAEEWAAHAVIHHVSGVGPVLVALEHAAPRLARWAMQLAERLEAGGRLLIAGNGGSAAEAQHLSAEFVGRFRHERRPYAAIALNSDSSAVTAIGNDYGYEEVFARQVRAHARPGDIVLLLSTSGASPNLVTAARAAAECRAVTWAITGPAPNPLSIECDDTIALPGAAPNVQEAELVAVHALCVAFDALVGAEEEVER, encoded by the coding sequence ATGACCCTGCACGAGCCTGAGACCCGCTCCATCGCCGAGGAGTGGGCCGCACATGCGGTGATCCACCACGTCAGCGGCGTTGGCCCCGTGCTCGTCGCCCTCGAGCACGCGGCGCCGCGCCTCGCCCGGTGGGCGATGCAGCTCGCCGAGCGCCTCGAGGCCGGTGGGCGGCTGCTCATCGCCGGCAACGGCGGTTCGGCCGCCGAGGCGCAGCATCTCTCGGCGGAGTTCGTCGGCCGCTTCCGGCATGAGCGCCGGCCGTACGCGGCGATCGCGCTCAACTCGGATTCCTCCGCCGTCACGGCGATCGGGAACGACTACGGGTACGAGGAGGTGTTCGCACGGCAGGTGCGGGCGCACGCTCGCCCGGGAGACATCGTGCTGCTGCTCTCCACGAGCGGAGCGAGCCCGAACCTCGTCACCGCTGCACGGGCCGCAGCGGAGTGTCGCGCCGTGACCTGGGCGATCACGGGGCCGGCACCCAACCCGCTCTCAATCGAATGCGACGACACGATCGCCCTTCCCGGCGCCGCTCCGAATGTGCAGGAGGCCGAACTCGTGGCCGTGCACGCGCTCTGCGTGGCGTTCGACGCGCTCGTCGGTGCCGAAGAGGAGGTCGAGCGGTGA
- a CDS encoding glycosyltransferase translates to MRIAMVSEHASPLATLGGVDAGGQNVHVAALSIELARRGNEVRVYTRRDDAVSPERVLLAPGVEVVHVTAGPTRHVPKDDMLPYMPALAAGIAADWTDWAPDVVHSHFWMSGVAALDAVSRMASAPRVMHTFHALGVVKRRHQGADDTSPAEREWLEPDVGRRVDGVVATCSDEAFELKKLGVPPRNISVIPCGVDLAHFTPDGPHESRRRRHRVLSVGRLVPRKGVGTVIEAIGALAAEGIDVELVVVGGGASNGGRDPELERLAGIARQTGAGERIELRGQVPQSALPELYRSADVVVCAPWYEPFGIVPLEAMACGIPVVASSVGGLIDSVVDGGTGRHVPPRDAGAVADAVRGLLLDEPQRRQLGANGRKRMTARYAWSRIAADTERSYRATIAAANGSAAPVRRRAKGGAR, encoded by the coding sequence ATGCGCATCGCCATGGTCTCTGAACACGCGAGCCCGCTCGCCACCCTCGGAGGAGTCGACGCGGGCGGACAGAACGTGCACGTCGCCGCACTCTCGATCGAGCTCGCTCGACGGGGCAACGAGGTTCGCGTCTACACTCGCCGCGACGACGCCGTCTCGCCCGAGCGGGTGCTGCTCGCGCCTGGCGTCGAGGTCGTCCACGTCACCGCCGGACCGACCCGCCACGTACCCAAGGACGACATGCTCCCGTACATGCCGGCACTCGCCGCGGGAATCGCCGCGGACTGGACCGACTGGGCCCCCGACGTCGTGCACAGTCACTTCTGGATGTCGGGCGTGGCCGCGCTGGATGCGGTCTCCCGCATGGCGAGCGCACCGCGCGTGATGCATACGTTCCACGCGCTCGGCGTCGTCAAGCGACGTCACCAGGGCGCCGACGATACGAGCCCTGCCGAACGCGAATGGCTCGAGCCCGATGTGGGCCGCCGGGTCGACGGCGTCGTCGCGACATGCTCCGACGAGGCGTTCGAGCTGAAGAAGCTCGGCGTGCCGCCACGGAACATCAGCGTGATCCCGTGCGGGGTGGATCTCGCCCACTTCACGCCCGATGGGCCGCACGAGTCACGACGGCGGCGGCACCGCGTGCTGAGCGTCGGCCGGCTCGTGCCCCGCAAGGGGGTCGGAACGGTCATCGAGGCGATCGGGGCGCTCGCCGCCGAGGGAATCGACGTCGAACTCGTCGTCGTGGGCGGCGGCGCCTCGAACGGCGGGCGCGATCCCGAGCTCGAACGGCTCGCCGGCATCGCACGGCAGACGGGCGCGGGCGAGCGCATCGAGCTTCGCGGCCAGGTGCCCCAGTCGGCGCTGCCCGAGCTGTACCGCTCCGCCGACGTCGTCGTGTGCGCGCCGTGGTACGAACCGTTCGGCATCGTGCCGCTCGAGGCGATGGCCTGCGGCATCCCCGTCGTCGCGTCATCCGTCGGCGGACTCATCGACAGCGTCGTCGACGGGGGTACCGGGCGTCACGTGCCGCCGAGGGATGCCGGCGCGGTCGCCGACGCGGTGCGCGGACTCCTGCTCGACGAACCGCAGCGCCGGCAGCTCGGCGCGAACGGGAGGAAGCGGATGACGGCGCGCTACGCATGGAGCCGGATCGCGGCCGACACCGAGCGCAGCTATCGCGCGACCATCGCCGCCGCGAACGGCTCGGCGGCACCGGTGCGCCGCCGAGCGAAGGGAGGCGCGCGATGA